A single region of the Neodiprion pinetum isolate iyNeoPine1 chromosome 5, iyNeoPine1.2, whole genome shotgun sequence genome encodes:
- the LOC124220133 gene encoding protein FAM185A-like isoform X3, with translation MNTLLVRVLVVEDSAVENRPSSLISVEVNDREVWEVKGDTPIPANAKCLIESPIRFDVDVRAAGMSSVNVSGMVSDSIIVRTAAGNITGEKLQASQMILSSDDGGSVTLRRTLQGNIEINTVDRGTVRADKFLGTDLKVSTENGDVDIGSSYCTNSYFTTENGNLTLNNLHMDSTIDIPGNGGLNILCLDGSLDAKLNTGPSRVRVVRLSANSSISSSGDVILVVPEQNDIQLNLKAGRLDVDGSINGMEEHTRNVQRFKTFKGDTSLDVMSDKSIKVSKASWADTLNLGRFLR, from the exons ATGAATACCCTCCTCGTCCGTGTCCTGGTCGTTGAAGACTCTGCCGTGGAGAACCGGCCCTCTAGTCTTATCTCTGTCGAAGTAAATGACCGCGAAGTCTGGGAAGTCAAAGGAGATACGCCGATTCCCGCCAATGCCAAATGCCTCATAGAGTCACCAATCCGgtttg ATGTTGATGTCCGGGCAGCCGGTATGAGCAGCGTCAATGTTTCTGGCATGGTATCAGACTCGATCATAGTAAGAACCGCGGCGGGTAATATAACTGGGGAGAAGTTGCAGGCGAGTCAAATGATACTGTCGTCTGACGATGGTGGTTCCGTTACTCTACGTCGCACTCTTCaaggaaatattgaaatcaacACTGTCGACAGAGGG ACAGTTCGTGCCGATAAATTTTTAGGCACGGATTTAAAGGTGTCCACAGAAAACGGGGATGTCGACATAGGCAGCAGTTACTGTACCAATTCATATTTCACCACTGAGAACGGTAATCTTACCCTGAACAACCTCCACATGGATTCTACCATCGACATACCGGGAAACGGAGGATTGAATATAC TTTGTCTAGACGGATCCTTGGATGCGAAGTTGAATACAGGACCCTCCAGGGTACGTGTTGTTCGTTTATCGGCTAATTCCAGCATATCCTCGTCAGGCGATGTCATCCTCGTAGTACCCGAGCAAAATGACATACAGTTAAACCTGAAGGCTGGCAGACTCGATGTCGACGGTAGTATAAACGGTATGGAAGAGCACACCCGCAATGTTCAGCGGTTTAAAACTTTTAAGGGAGATACCTCTCTCGATGTAATGTCGGATAAAAGTATCAAGGTAAGTAAAGCGAGCTGGGCAGACACTTTGAACCTTGGAAGGTTCCTGCGCTAG
- the LOC124220133 gene encoding protein FAM185A-like isoform X1, protein MNTACGRFFLSYLRLNQKLYANIPAGSRCFGGSTEYENKRAVVLQEVAKNVNPFGKVVVEVPCDVEIRPTDFERYPDMNTLLVRVLVVEDSAVENRPSSLISVEVNDREVWEVKGDTPIPANAKCLIESPIRFDVDVRAAGMSSVNVSGMVSDSIIVRTAAGNITGEKLQASQMILSSDDGGSVTLRRTLQGNIEINTVDRGTVRADKFLGTDLKVSTENGDVDIGSSYCTNSYFTTENGNLTLNNLHMDSTIDIPGNGGLNILCLDGSLDAKLNTGPSRVRVVRLSANSSISSSGDVILVVPEQNDIQLNLKAGRLDVDGSINGMEEHTRNVQRFKTFKGDTSLDVMSDKSIKVSKASWADTLNLGRFLR, encoded by the exons ATGAATACGGCGTGTGGGCGATTTTTCCTATCGTATCTTCGTCTGAACCAAAAACTGTACGCGAATATTCCGGCGGGCAGTCGTTGCTTTGGAGGTTCCACCGAGTATGAGAATAAGCGAGCGGTCGTTCTTCAGGAGGTCGCAAAGAATGTTAATCCTTTTGGTAAGGTGGTCGTCGAGGTACCTTGCGATGTTGAAATTCGACCCACCGACTTCGAAAGGTATCCTGATATGAATACCCTCCTCGTCCGTGTCCTGGTCGTTGAAGACTCTGCCGTGGAGAACCGGCCCTCTAGTCTTATCTCTGTCGAAGTAAATGACCGCGAAGTCTGGGAAGTCAAAGGAGATACGCCGATTCCCGCCAATGCCAAATGCCTCATAGAGTCACCAATCCGgtttg ATGTTGATGTCCGGGCAGCCGGTATGAGCAGCGTCAATGTTTCTGGCATGGTATCAGACTCGATCATAGTAAGAACCGCGGCGGGTAATATAACTGGGGAGAAGTTGCAGGCGAGTCAAATGATACTGTCGTCTGACGATGGTGGTTCCGTTACTCTACGTCGCACTCTTCaaggaaatattgaaatcaacACTGTCGACAGAGGG ACAGTTCGTGCCGATAAATTTTTAGGCACGGATTTAAAGGTGTCCACAGAAAACGGGGATGTCGACATAGGCAGCAGTTACTGTACCAATTCATATTTCACCACTGAGAACGGTAATCTTACCCTGAACAACCTCCACATGGATTCTACCATCGACATACCGGGAAACGGAGGATTGAATATAC TTTGTCTAGACGGATCCTTGGATGCGAAGTTGAATACAGGACCCTCCAGGGTACGTGTTGTTCGTTTATCGGCTAATTCCAGCATATCCTCGTCAGGCGATGTCATCCTCGTAGTACCCGAGCAAAATGACATACAGTTAAACCTGAAGGCTGGCAGACTCGATGTCGACGGTAGTATAAACGGTATGGAAGAGCACACCCGCAATGTTCAGCGGTTTAAAACTTTTAAGGGAGATACCTCTCTCGATGTAATGTCGGATAAAAGTATCAAGGTAAGTAAAGCGAGCTGGGCAGACACTTTGAACCTTGGAAGGTTCCTGCGCTAG
- the LOC124220133 gene encoding protein FAM185A-like isoform X2, with translation MNTACGRFFLSYLRLNQKLYANIPAGSRCFGGSTEYENKRAVVLQEVAKNVNPFGKVVVEVPCDVEIRPTDFERYPDMNTLLVRVLVVEDSAVENRPSSLISVEVNDREVWEVKGDTPIPANAKCLIESPIRFDVDVRAAGMSSVNVSGMVSDSIIVRTAAGNITGEKLQASQMILSSDDGGSVTLRRTLQGNIEINTVDRGTVRADKFLGTDLKVSTENGDVDIGSSYCTNSYFTTENGNLTLNNLHMDSTIDIPGNGGLNIHGSLDAKLNTGPSRVRVVRLSANSSISSSGDVILVVPEQNDIQLNLKAGRLDVDGSINGMEEHTRNVQRFKTFKGDTSLDVMSDKSIKVSKASWADTLNLGRFLR, from the exons ATGAATACGGCGTGTGGGCGATTTTTCCTATCGTATCTTCGTCTGAACCAAAAACTGTACGCGAATATTCCGGCGGGCAGTCGTTGCTTTGGAGGTTCCACCGAGTATGAGAATAAGCGAGCGGTCGTTCTTCAGGAGGTCGCAAAGAATGTTAATCCTTTTGGTAAGGTGGTCGTCGAGGTACCTTGCGATGTTGAAATTCGACCCACCGACTTCGAAAGGTATCCTGATATGAATACCCTCCTCGTCCGTGTCCTGGTCGTTGAAGACTCTGCCGTGGAGAACCGGCCCTCTAGTCTTATCTCTGTCGAAGTAAATGACCGCGAAGTCTGGGAAGTCAAAGGAGATACGCCGATTCCCGCCAATGCCAAATGCCTCATAGAGTCACCAATCCGgtttg ATGTTGATGTCCGGGCAGCCGGTATGAGCAGCGTCAATGTTTCTGGCATGGTATCAGACTCGATCATAGTAAGAACCGCGGCGGGTAATATAACTGGGGAGAAGTTGCAGGCGAGTCAAATGATACTGTCGTCTGACGATGGTGGTTCCGTTACTCTACGTCGCACTCTTCaaggaaatattgaaatcaacACTGTCGACAGAGGG ACAGTTCGTGCCGATAAATTTTTAGGCACGGATTTAAAGGTGTCCACAGAAAACGGGGATGTCGACATAGGCAGCAGTTACTGTACCAATTCATATTTCACCACTGAGAACGGTAATCTTACCCTGAACAACCTCCACATGGATTCTACCATCGACATACCGGGAAACGGAGGATTGAATATAC ACGGATCCTTGGATGCGAAGTTGAATACAGGACCCTCCAGGGTACGTGTTGTTCGTTTATCGGCTAATTCCAGCATATCCTCGTCAGGCGATGTCATCCTCGTAGTACCCGAGCAAAATGACATACAGTTAAACCTGAAGGCTGGCAGACTCGATGTCGACGGTAGTATAAACGGTATGGAAGAGCACACCCGCAATGTTCAGCGGTTTAAAACTTTTAAGGGAGATACCTCTCTCGATGTAATGTCGGATAAAAGTATCAAGGTAAGTAAAGCGAGCTGGGCAGACACTTTGAACCTTGGAAGGTTCCTGCGCTAG
- the LOC124220132 gene encoding mitochondrial tRNA-specific 2-thiouridylase 1 isoform X1, giving the protein MRSGIRRVVVGMSGGVDSAVSALLLKRKGFDVVGVFMQNWDANEEIGTCTIEQDYKDAERVCDRLGVPLTRIDFVKEYWNEVFSNLLKDYESGYTPNPDIRCNKFIKFRSFFDYSTNKLGADAIATGHYANTSFGTYLQRYVSNKNVKLLQAKDAIKDQTFFLCQIPQDSLRLTMFPLGEYYKKDVVKIARENGLYNVANKRESTGICFIGKRRFQDFISEYVDKKPGNFIDLDTGTVVGKHNGIHHWTLGQGCRIGGVRRPYFVFRKDSKSNDILVVQGTNHPALYTQLALTSRVHWIDPGMEDLVKRQGILNCNFRFQHTHPLVPCKILQTLDNRLIIRINKPLRAVTPGQFAALYLADECLGGAQMLNVGPPLYSLNQSNRKDIQEEQDDSEEYQNSLKPPIQEARHNSVLH; this is encoded by the exons ATGCGTTCGGGGATCCGGAGGGTGGTCGTAGGCATGTCGGGGGGCGTGGACAGCGCCGTGTCGGCCTTGCTATTGAAGAGAAAAG GCTTCGATGTCGTTGGAGTCTTCATGCAAAATTGGGATGCAAACGAAGAGATCGGGACATGTACGATCGAACAAGATTACAAAGATGCGGAACGCGTATGCGATAGACTTGGGGTGCCTCTGACTCGCATCGACTTCGTCAAGGAGTACTGGAACGAAGTCTTCAG TAATTTACTGAAGGATTATGAGAGTGGGTATACGCCCAACCCAGATATCCGTTGCAACAAGTTCATCAAGTTTCGCAGCTTTTTTGATTACTCGACTAACAAGCTGGGTGCGGATGCCATCGCTACTGGACATTATGCAAATACTAGTTTTGGTACTTACCTCCAACGCTATGTCTCAAACAAAA ACGTGAAACTCCTGCAAGCGAAAGATGCAATAAAAGATCAAACATTCTTTTTGTGCCAAATACCCCAAGATTCTCTCAGGCTAACTATGTTTCCGTTAGGAGAATATTACAAAAAGGATGTTGTGAAAATTGCACGAGAAAACGGCCTGTATAACGTCGCTAATAAGAGAGAGAGTACAGGAATATGTTTCATCGGTAAACGCCGTTTTCAAGACTTCATCTCGGAG TACGTGGACAAAAAACCCGGTAACTTTATAGACTTAGATACCGGCACAGTCGTCGGAAAGCACAACGGCATCCACCACTGGACTTTGGGACAGGGATGTAGAATCGGAGGTGTCCGAAGGCCATACTTTGTTTTCCGTAAAGATTCCAAATCCAATGATATTCTCGTG GTTCAAGGAACCAACCACCCTGCGTTATACACGCAATTGGCACTAACTTCAAGGGTTCACTGGATCGACCCTGGCATGGAAGACTTAGTTAAACGCCAAGGCATTCTCAATTGCAATTTTCGCTTTCAACACACCCATCCTCTCGTACCGTGCAAAATACTCCAAACCCTCGACAATCGATTGATTATCCGTATCAACAAGCCACTTCGCGCTGTGACGCCAGGGCAG TTTGCTGCGTTGTATTTGGCTGACGAGTGCCTAGGAGGTGCACAAATGCTGAACGTAGGACCGCCGCTTTACTCATTAAATCAAAGTAACAGAAAAGATATACAAGAGGAGCAGGATGATTCTGAGGAATACCAGAATTCTTTAAAACCTCCAATTCAGGAGGCTAGGCATAATTCAGTCTTGCATTAA
- the LOC124220132 gene encoding mitochondrial tRNA-specific 2-thiouridylase 1 isoform X2, with translation MRSGIRRVVVGMSGGVDSAVSALLLKRKGFDVVGVFMQNWDANEEIGTCTIEQDYKDAERVCDRLGVPLTRIDFVKEYWNEVFSNLLKDYESGYTPNPDIRCNKFIKFRSFFDYSTNKLGADAIATGHYANTSFGTYLQRYVSNKNVKLLQAKDAIKDQTFFLCQIPQDSLRLTMFPLGEYYKKDVVKIARENGLYNVANKRESTGICFIGKRRFQDFISEYVDKKPGNFIDLDTGTVVGKHNGIHHWTLGQGCRIGGVRRPYFVFRKDSKSNDILVVQGTNHPALYTQLALTSRVHWIDPGMEDLVKRQGILNCNFRFQHTHPLVPCKILQTLDNRLIIRINKPLRAVTPGQVRVCCVVFG, from the exons ATGCGTTCGGGGATCCGGAGGGTGGTCGTAGGCATGTCGGGGGGCGTGGACAGCGCCGTGTCGGCCTTGCTATTGAAGAGAAAAG GCTTCGATGTCGTTGGAGTCTTCATGCAAAATTGGGATGCAAACGAAGAGATCGGGACATGTACGATCGAACAAGATTACAAAGATGCGGAACGCGTATGCGATAGACTTGGGGTGCCTCTGACTCGCATCGACTTCGTCAAGGAGTACTGGAACGAAGTCTTCAG TAATTTACTGAAGGATTATGAGAGTGGGTATACGCCCAACCCAGATATCCGTTGCAACAAGTTCATCAAGTTTCGCAGCTTTTTTGATTACTCGACTAACAAGCTGGGTGCGGATGCCATCGCTACTGGACATTATGCAAATACTAGTTTTGGTACTTACCTCCAACGCTATGTCTCAAACAAAA ACGTGAAACTCCTGCAAGCGAAAGATGCAATAAAAGATCAAACATTCTTTTTGTGCCAAATACCCCAAGATTCTCTCAGGCTAACTATGTTTCCGTTAGGAGAATATTACAAAAAGGATGTTGTGAAAATTGCACGAGAAAACGGCCTGTATAACGTCGCTAATAAGAGAGAGAGTACAGGAATATGTTTCATCGGTAAACGCCGTTTTCAAGACTTCATCTCGGAG TACGTGGACAAAAAACCCGGTAACTTTATAGACTTAGATACCGGCACAGTCGTCGGAAAGCACAACGGCATCCACCACTGGACTTTGGGACAGGGATGTAGAATCGGAGGTGTCCGAAGGCCATACTTTGTTTTCCGTAAAGATTCCAAATCCAATGATATTCTCGTG GTTCAAGGAACCAACCACCCTGCGTTATACACGCAATTGGCACTAACTTCAAGGGTTCACTGGATCGACCCTGGCATGGAAGACTTAGTTAAACGCCAAGGCATTCTCAATTGCAATTTTCGCTTTCAACACACCCATCCTCTCGTACCGTGCAAAATACTCCAAACCCTCGACAATCGATTGATTATCCGTATCAACAAGCCACTTCGCGCTGTGACGCCAGGGCAGGTAAGAG TTTGCTGCGTTGTATTTGGCTGA
- the LOC124220124 gene encoding presequence protease, mitochondrial produces MSRLLEVAYKRGLLRRRSQFGIARASLDARVAVSGKPLVDAYKEGQNIHGFRVNQVADVEELNLTAVRLEHLATAAQYLHLRREDGNNAFAVGFRTTPTDSTGLPHILEHTTLCGSEKFPCRDPFFKMLRRSLATFMNAMTGPDYTVYPFSTQNLKDFRNLQAVYLDSVFKPNLRLLDFRQEGWRLEHADVNDKTSPIVFKGVVFNEMKGAFSQNESIFAERLLNSILPSHTYAVISGGDPLVIPQLTHQDLVNFHAKYYHPSNARFFSYGNFPLEDHLRFVNDEYLCKFDHVDASATRVPLEKRWNQPKSEHIQCRPDPMATDPEKQSSIAVGWLCSDITNVQETFELYVLSQLLLKGPNSAFYKSLVEPNIGGGFSPVTGYDSHSRDTTFVVGLQGVSPQDFSKVDEIVQSTVAHVVNNGFEQSHVEAVLHGIELNIKHQTSNFGLNLLLSMTPLWNHEGDIVQAMKVNQAVATLRKSLERNPRHLCDLVNKYLKENKHRLTLTMSPDETYEEQKNAAERAILAQKLDRLSPQEFDKIFEEGQALVAEQEKKEDTSVLPSLKIEDLEDDIQRVPLIDLHVSGVPLQLAIQPTNDVTYFRGILNIADLDDELKDLVPLFNTIVAKMGTANYDYRTFDQMTQLKTGGLSLSHHIAELKNHICKFEEGILFQSYCLDRNSADMWKLWEELFNNVDLTDMKRFETLVKVTAANVANGIADLGHIYALSSSASLVSPIARRRESLSGLDFVEKMKRIAQAEDLSPVLSQMQQIAKKILNKKQLRSALNLSSGSKDNSLLEIQSFYEKLPGEAALKSRLITDGKGLVQENQGIHHVLPFPVNYASKSILTVPYQDSRFAALRVLSKLVTSVYLHPEVREKGGAYGGGAKLSSDGVFSFFSYRDPNSTHTLEAFDRTYEFLQKYTLSQEEIDEAKLGIFQHVDSPVPPGHQGMTKFIHDLSDDEVQLHRIQLKAVTKDQLMAVAEEFLKPESTGVLIGRSLIGRPNPALQERPEKWTVVSHQ; encoded by the coding sequence ATGTCTCGCCTCCTCGAGGTGGCCTACAAAAGAGGGTTGCTGAGACGGCGGTCACAATTCGGCATCGCTCGAGCCTCTCTTGACGCGCGAGTCGCCGTCAGCGGTAAACCACTCGTCGACGCTTATAAGGAGGGTCAGAATATCCACGGATTCCGCGTCAACCAGGTTGCCGATGTGGAAGAGTTGAACCTGACTGCCGTGAGATTGGAGCATCTTGCGACTGCTGCGCAGTACCTCCACCTGCGACGAGAAGATGGGAACAATGCTTTCGCTGTCGGGTTCAGAACGACTCCAACCGACTCGACGGGACTTCCGCATATCTTGGAGCATACAACCCTCTGCGGGAGCGAGAAGTTTCCTTGTCGtgatccatttttcaaaatgctgCGTAGGTCTCTTGCGACCTTCATGAACGCAATGACTGGTCCAGACTACACAGTCTATCCATTTTCAACCCAGAACCTGAAGGACTTCAGGAACCTACAGGCTGTTTATCTGGACTCCGTTTTCAAACCAAACTTGAGGCTTCTAGATTTCAGACAAGAAGGCTGGCGCCTTGAACATGCCGACGTCAACGATAAGACGTCGCCTATCGTCTTTAAAGGTGTTGTGTTTAATGAGATGAAAGGTGCATTCAGCCAGAATGAGAGCATTTTTGCCGAACGTCTTCTCAATTCTATCTTACCCAGTCATACTTACGCAGTAATATCTGGAGGAGACCCTCTTGTTATACCCCAGCTCACCCATCAAGATCTAGTCAACTTTCACGCTAAATACTACCATCCCTCCAATGCTCGCTTTTTCTCTTATGGCAATTTCCCTCTTGAAGATCACTTGAGATTTGTAAATGATGAATATCTTTGCAAGTTCGATCATGTTGACGCATCAGCAACCAGGGTACCACTTGAAAAACGATGGAATCAACCTAAATCGGAACATATACAATGCAGGCCTGATCCCATGGCTACAGATCCGGAGAAGCAGAGCTCTATCGCAGTTGGCTGGCTGTGTTCTGACATCACTAATGTTCAGGAAACTTTTGAGTTGTACGTTCTCTCACAGCTTCTCCTGAAGGGTCCAAATTCTGCATTCTATAAGTCGCTGGTGGAGCCAAACATCGGTGGAGGTTTCAGTCCTGTCACTGGATACGATTCCCATTCCAGGGATACCACTTTTGTTGTTGGCTTACAAGGCGTTTCGCCACAAGATTTTTCCAAAGTTGATGAAATCGTTCAGAGCACTGTAGCCCATGTTGTGAACAATGGATTTGAACAGAGCCATGTTGAGGCTGTTCTTCATGGTATAGAACTGAACATTAAACACCAGACTTCTAACTTCGGACTCAATCTATTACTGAGCATGACTCCGCTCTGGAACCACGAGGGTGACATTGTGCAAGCAATGAAAGTGAATCAAGCAGTTGCCACGCTTAGAAAATCCCTAGAACGCAATCCTAGACACCTATGTGATCTAGTGAACAAATATCTCAAGGAAAACAAGCACAGGCTTACATTGACAATGTCACCAGACGAGACATACGAAGAACAAAAGAATGCCGCTGAGCGTGCTATCCTTGCCCAAAAATTGGATCGCCTCTCCCCTCAGGAATTTGATAAGATCTTTGAAGAAGGACAGGCACTGGTTGCAGaacaagagaaaaaggaagatACAAGCGTACTGCCCTccttgaaaattgaagactTGGAAGACGACATACAACGTGTCCCCCTTATTGACCTTCATGTATCCGGTGTTCCTTTACAACTCGCCATTCAACCGACTAATGACGTCACCTACTTCCGAGGAATCCTCAACATTGCGGATCTCGATGATGAGCTCAAAGATTTGGTCCCACTTTTTAATACAATTGTCGCAAAGATGGGTACCGCTAACTATGATTACAGAACTTTCGATCAAATGACACAGCTCAAAACAGGTGGTCTGAGCCTCTCCCATCATATCGCTGAGCTGAAGAATCACATATGTAAATTCGAGGAGGGGATCCTCTTTCAGTCGTATTGTTTGGACAGAAACTCTGCTGATATGTGGAAGCTGTGGGAAGAGCTTTTCAATAACGTTGATCTAACCGACATGAAGAGATTTGAAACCTTGGTGAAGGTGACAGCAGCCAATGTGGCGAATGGAATTGCTGATTTAGGACATATATATGCGCTAAGCAGCTCGGCCAGCCTTGTCTCGCCGATAGCTAGGCGTCGCGAAAGCTTATCTGGACTTgactttgttgaaaaaatgaagagaatTGCCCAGGCTGAAGATTTGAGCCCTGTACTGAGCCAAATGCAGCAGattgccaaaaaaattttaaataaaaagcaGTTGAGGTCAGCTCTCAATTTATCGTCAGGTAGCAAGGATAATAGCTTGCTCGAGATCCAGTCTTTCTATGAGAAACTGCCGGGCGAAGCGGCACTAAAGTCACGTCTTATTACCGACGGAAAAGGGCTGGTGCAAGAGAACCAAGGCATTCATCATGTTCTTCCCTTCCCAGTGAACTATGCCTCCAAATCCATACTCACTGTCCCCTATCAGGATTCACGCTTTGCAGCTCTACGAGTGCTCTCGAAGCTTGTTACCTCTGTTTATCTTCACCCTGAAGTGAGAGAAAAGGGGGGTGCTTACGGAGGTGGTGCAAAACTGTCCTCAGATGgtgtattttcgtttttctcatATCGAGACCCGAACTCCACACACACTCTGGAAGCATTCGATAGAACGTACGAATTCCTACAAAAGTACACACTGTCTCAAGAAGAGATCGACGAGGCTAAGCTCGGCATTTTTCAACATGTAGACTCTCCCGTGCCACCAGGACACCAGGGAATGACAAAGTTTATCCATGATCTGTCAGACGACGAAGTACAGTTACACAGAATTCAGCTGAAGGCTGTTACCAAAGATCAGTTGATGGCTGTTGCTGAGGAGTTTCTTAAACCAGAATCGACAGGGGTTCTGATAGGCAGATCGCTGATAGGACGCCCAAATCCAGCACTTCAAGAGCGGCCTGAAAAGTGGACAGTCGTTTCACACCAATAG
- the LOC124220134 gene encoding uncharacterized protein isoform X2: MPDNGAVYQPTTVGYSYDTGVDGFLGVGSVTRHKLGLRKWLEWVSLSTAVPLISAGLIFLIVALVSSESTGPQIEAKQIQITKPIEVQPMPVASDTNSTKKCSRPINRNRYSGDDSNGRTMTIGATLLAFGFLLGLVWGWLRFYKKRELPRNEPSGGGGQYGPVLTEVPSHPKIKQITNHQNTASALSDQEEETRTLMQEPPSFSPNSNNTSENQHPE, encoded by the exons ATGCCCGACAACGGGGCTGTTTACCAGCCAACCACCGTTGGCTACTCCTACGACACCGGGGTCGATGGCTTTTTGGGTGTCGGTTCGGTCACCAGGCATAAGCTCGGCCTCAGAAAATGGCTCGAATGGGTCAGCCTCTCCACCGCAGTCCCTCTAATATCGGCGGGCCTCATTTTCCTCATCGTCGCCCTGGTGTCCAGCGAATCAACCGGTCCTCAAATTGAG GCCAAACAGATTCAGATTACCAAACCTATCGAAGTTCAGCCGATGCCGGTTGCTTCCGATACCAACAGCACTAAGAAATGCTCACGACCGATTAATCGGAATCGATATAGCGGTGATGATTCGAATGGAAGAACAATGACCATTGGCGCGACATTGTTGGCATTTGGTTTTCTTCTTGGCCTGGTTTGGGGATGGCTCCGGTTTTACAAGAAGAGAGAATTGCCCAGGAATGAGCCATCTGGGGGTGGAGGACAA TACGGGCCGGTACTCACCGAGGTCCCAAGTCACCCGAAAATAAAGCAGATCACCAATCACCAGAATACTGCTTCTGCGCTCTCTGACCAGGAAGAGGAGACTAGGACCCTAATGCAAGAACCTCCGTCTTTCAGCCCTAACTCCAACAACACCAGCGAAAATCAGCATCCAGAATGA
- the LOC124220134 gene encoding uncharacterized protein isoform X1, with the protein MPDNGAVYQPTTVGYSYDTGVDGFLGVGSVTRHKLGLRKWLEWVSLSTAVPLISAGLIFLIVALVSSESTGPQIEAKQIQITKPIEVQPMPVASDTNSTKKCSRPINRNRYSGDDSNGRTMTIGATLLAFGFLLGLVWGWLRFYKKRELPRNEPSGGGGQMLGGLNPSTDLLVGSPSQYGPVLTEVPSHPKIKQITNHQNTASALSDQEEETRTLMQEPPSFSPNSNNTSENQHPE; encoded by the exons ATGCCCGACAACGGGGCTGTTTACCAGCCAACCACCGTTGGCTACTCCTACGACACCGGGGTCGATGGCTTTTTGGGTGTCGGTTCGGTCACCAGGCATAAGCTCGGCCTCAGAAAATGGCTCGAATGGGTCAGCCTCTCCACCGCAGTCCCTCTAATATCGGCGGGCCTCATTTTCCTCATCGTCGCCCTGGTGTCCAGCGAATCAACCGGTCCTCAAATTGAG GCCAAACAGATTCAGATTACCAAACCTATCGAAGTTCAGCCGATGCCGGTTGCTTCCGATACCAACAGCACTAAGAAATGCTCACGACCGATTAATCGGAATCGATATAGCGGTGATGATTCGAATGGAAGAACAATGACCATTGGCGCGACATTGTTGGCATTTGGTTTTCTTCTTGGCCTGGTTTGGGGATGGCTCCGGTTTTACAAGAAGAGAGAATTGCCCAGGAATGAGCCATCTGGGGGTGGAGGACAA ATGTTGGGCGGTTTGAACCCGTCAACTGACTTGCTGGTGGGTTCCCCTTCGCAGTACGGGCCGGTACTCACCGAGGTCCCAAGTCACCCGAAAATAAAGCAGATCACCAATCACCAGAATACTGCTTCTGCGCTCTCTGACCAGGAAGAGGAGACTAGGACCCTAATGCAAGAACCTCCGTCTTTCAGCCCTAACTCCAACAACACCAGCGAAAATCAGCATCCAGAATGA